A window from Citrus sinensis cultivar Valencia sweet orange chromosome 3, DVS_A1.0, whole genome shotgun sequence encodes these proteins:
- the LOC102622889 gene encoding non-specific lipid transfer protein GPI-anchored 10 isoform X1, producing the protein MPINSTLATRLPAACNLKVDASQCSGVGVPVPPSHAGHQVSLGSNTNATIAASPMVVPGASTMASSTVHGCPWNAGAKLNTEGQLAVMAAGFSMFALYYA; encoded by the exons ATGCCTATTAACTCCACACTTGCCACGCGGCTGCCTGCTGCTTGTAACCTTAAAGTTGACGCCTCTCAATGTTCAG GTGTTGGTGTGCCAGTGCCTCCTAGTCATGCTGGTCATCAAGTCTCTCTTGGATCAAACACAAATGCTACTATTGCTG CTTCTCCTATGGTGGTCCCGGGTGCATCGACGATGGCTAGCAGCACGGTACATGGCTGTCCCTGGAATGCCGGTGCAAAGTTGAACACAGAAGGTCAATTGGCGGTAATGGCTGCTGGGTTCTCTATGTTTGCACTGTATTACGCATGA
- the LOC102622889 gene encoding uncharacterized protein LOC102622889 isoform X2, whose protein sequence is MPINSTLATRLPAACNLKVDASQCSGVGVPVPPSHAGHQVSLGSNTNATIAGMQICFTPCILCLLLWWSRVHRRWLAARYMAVPGMPVQS, encoded by the exons ATGCCTATTAACTCCACACTTGCCACGCGGCTGCCTGCTGCTTGTAACCTTAAAGTTGACGCCTCTCAATGTTCAG GTGTTGGTGTGCCAGTGCCTCCTAGTCATGCTGGTCATCAAGTCTCTCTTGGATCAAACACAAATGCTACTATTGCTGGTATGCAAATTTGCTTCACCCCTTGCATCCTCTGT CTTCTCCTATGGTGGTCCCGGGTGCATCGACGATGGCTAGCAGCACGGTACATGGCTGTCCCTGGAATGCCGGTGCAAAGTTGA
- the LOC102622887 gene encoding glycine-rich protein A3, with protein sequence MGGGKDDETSDKGLFSHLHHGHGAPGYGYPPGQYPPPPGQYPPQGYPPQQGYPPAGYPPPGGYPPPGGYPPSGYPHGAHPGPSAPHHSGHGGGVAGMIAGGAAAAAAALGAHHVSHGAHNMGYGAPHMGYGGMHHGGKFKHGKHGKFKHGKHGGKYKRGKHGHGMFGGGKNRKWK encoded by the exons ATGGGGGGTGGCAAGGATGATGAGACGTCTGATAAGGGGCTGTTTTCACATCTTCATCATGGTCATGGTGCTCCGGGCTACGGATATCCTCCAGGACAGTATCCTCCTCCACCCGGCCAATATCCTCCGCAGGGCTATCCTCCACAACAAGGCTACCCGCCAGCTGGGTACCCGCCACCGGGGGGTTATCCCCCACCCGGTGGATACCCGCCATCTGGTTACCCACATGGTGCTCATCCTGGCCCCTCAGCTCCACATCATTCAG GACATGGTGGTGGCGTTGCCGGAATGATAGCCGGGGGTGCAGCTGCAGCTGCAGCAGCTCTTGGTGCTCACCACGTGTCACATGGTGCCCACAACATGGGGTATGGTGCCCCCCACATGGGGTATGGTGGTATGCATCATGGAGGCAAGTTCAAGCATGGCAAGCATGGGAAATTCAAGCACGGGAAGCATGGAGGCAAATACAAGCGTGGGAAGCACGGACATGGAATGTTCGGAGGTGGAAAGAACAGGAAATGGAAGTGA